The segment TGTTCCTCGCCGTCGAGCACGGACAAGCCGACTACGGCGTCTGTCCGATTGAGAACTCGACCGCAGGCGTGGTGCCGGAGACCCTCGACATGTTCCCGCAGACGAATGTGAAAATCTGCGCCGAGACGAACGTGGACATTCACCACCACCTGTGCAGTTTTGCACCCGATTTGAGCGCGGTCAAGCGCGTCTATGCCGGACCCCAACCGGCCAACCAATGCAAGCGCTGGCTACGCGGAAACGTCCCGCACGCCGAAATTGTGGAGTGCATGCCCACCACGCGCGCCATCGAGCGCGCAATGGAGGACCGAGAGGGCGCGGCGATCGCGAACAAGTTGGGGGCGGAGGTGTTCCAGATTCCTGTTCTGGTGGAGCACATCGAAGACAACCCGCACAATCGCACCCGATTTATCGTCATCGGCTATAACGAACCTGCCAAAACTGGCAACGACAAGACGAGTCTCATGTTCTCGCTACGCAACCGCCCCGGCGAGTTGTATCGATCGCTTGGTGCGTTTGTGGCGCACGGCGTGAACATGATGATGATCGAGTCACGCCCGGCGCAGCGCGCCACGTTTGAGTACATCTTCTATTGCGACTGCGCGGGCCATCACAGCGACAGCACCGTCCACATGGCAATCGAAAGCCTCAAGCTTTGTGCGCTAGAAACGACAATCTTGGGCAGCTATCCGGTCGCAGCCGAGTAATCGCTACTCGGTATCTTCGCGCGGGACGAACTCGAACCGGCTGAACCACCACAGGGACAGCCCGCCCACCGCGGAGATGAGCCCAATCATGACCGTCCAGCCAACCCAGACCGCAATCTGCTGACTCGCACCGAGGACATTCGAACCGCCGAAGAGCGCGGGGATGACGCCTCCATCACCGTGGCCAGCAATGCCGTTCAGGTACGTCGTGATCGAGAGGAAGTAGATCGAGCCGGGCATGCTCGGCACCGCCAGCTCCCACGCGAAGGCGAAGAGCAGGCAGAAGATCATCGACTTGTTGATGATCAGCGAAACGAACACGAACAGCACTACATACGCCAATGCCCCGACCGCAAACGCCACCAAGTCTCGTAGTACCAGCGAACTCATCGGGCCGACCCCGGGAATCACGATGCTGACGAGAATGAGAGACAGTGCGCCGATGACGAAGGTGATCGTCGCGGCGGCAAGGATTCTTCCCGTGAGCATCTTCCACCGGGCGACCGGGCGAGTGAGCAAGTACACGATGGTCTTCTGCTCGACTTCTTGGCTGGTGACAGCGGCCGAGAAGATGGCGCCCGCGAGCGCCAAGACACGGTACGAAAACAGGTTGCTCAGCTGAGCGTAGGTTTCGCCCGGGGTGGTTGCTGTGAGCTCCGACTGAAGCCACCTGCTCAGAGCTGCAAGGAGCATCACCACGACAAGCCAAGTCATCACCCGGCCAGGCCGTGTGAACAATCGAAGGGAACTACTGTAGATGTATCCGATCATGTTCAGGCCTCCACCAGATACTGGTAGATCGACTCCAGGTTGTTGTCGGGGCTCGTAAACCCAGTAACGCGCACCCCACCCGCGAGAATCACATGCTGCAATTCGGTGAAGAACTTGTCCAGATCACGGGTTTGAATCTCGATACACTTGTTGGTTGGCTCAAAGCTCAGGTTCGTGACAAACGGAAGTCGTACCAAAGCTGAGGCAAGCTCGTTCGGCGTTTCAGTCTCGATGGAAACGCGGTGCGGAAACTTATCGATGAGTTCGCGAATCGTGCGCAAGTCGCCGCTCGCCAGCAGGCGGCCGCGGTGCAGCAGCAGAATGTTTCGAGTCATCTGCTCGACTTCGAACAGGATATGGCTGCTGACGACGATCGCTTTGCCTTGGCTGCCGAGCTGACCAAGTAG is part of the Chthonomonas sp. genome and harbors:
- the pheA gene encoding prephenate dehydratase — protein: MADDLLRKLDEIRTEIDLLDGELIRLLNQRAELAQEVGRVKGADRAPFFTPERERQIFRKLEESNPGPLNAQQLQAIYREIISAARAAEKPLDVAYWGPPGTFSNMASLQTFGSSTSHVPQESIQDVFLAVEHGQADYGVCPIENSTAGVVPETLDMFPQTNVKICAETNVDIHHHLCSFAPDLSAVKRVYAGPQPANQCKRWLRGNVPHAEIVECMPTTRAIERAMEDREGAAIANKLGAEVFQIPVLVEHIEDNPHNRTRFIVIGYNEPAKTGNDKTSLMFSLRNRPGELYRSLGAFVAHGVNMMMIESRPAQRATFEYIFYCDCAGHHSDSTVHMAIESLKLCALETTILGSYPVAAE
- a CDS encoding ABC transporter permease subunit → MIGYIYSSSLRLFTRPGRVMTWLVVVMLLAALSRWLQSELTATTPGETYAQLSNLFSYRVLALAGAIFSAAVTSQEVEQKTIVYLLTRPVARWKMLTGRILAAATITFVIGALSLILVSIVIPGVGPMSSLVLRDLVAFAVGALAYVVLFVFVSLIINKSMIFCLLFAFAWELAVPSMPGSIYFLSITTYLNGIAGHGDGGVIPALFGGSNVLGASQQIAVWVGWTVMIGLISAVGGLSLWWFSRFEFVPREDTE